A window from Solanum stenotomum isolate F172 chromosome 5, ASM1918654v1, whole genome shotgun sequence encodes these proteins:
- the LOC125865747 gene encoding uncharacterized protein LOC125865747 — MSITLSFLSSSIPTLKKTHKISSNFPSNAFSHNQILDFPSSVARIKPFKLELKHKCSRIFTINCGFQLRRKNGFIAKAESSGVDYGNSVDKTEMDVRGESTMPDRFRYLTKEAPDKPVRWPWFIALAFILYAWRTVLWELDNWKKAVGALFRFLGYISKLALAVVYYFIGDQITAVIRFIESSIYSIRAFYSSIVAYAPVQELTTIIILASCVLAIGEAAVPDSVNSQPYLLTAAGIMGFAAVRGYISELFFWFILLGLFFFARFIKKRDYVSSAMPAAAALAAVGEPWVRLVVMVSYAALAILQHSKTPLNKSEGETTSAVRKVPVPLICAALAIGVRLAAKWAGYRHLTWMIV; from the exons ATGTCGATTACTCTCTCATTTCTCTCATCTTCAATTCCCACTCTCAAGAAAACCCATAAAATCTCCTCAAATTTTCCTTCTAATGCTTTCTCTCATaatcagattcttgattttccCTCATCTGTTGCCAGAATTAAGCCTTTCAAACTAGAACTGAAACACAAATGTTCTAGGATTTTCACTATTAATTGTGGATTTCAATTACGTAGGAAAAATGGGTTTATTGCGAAAGCTGAGAGTAGTGGAGTAGATTATGGAAACAGTGTTGATAAAACTGAAATGGATGTTCGTGGAGAGAGCACAATGCCTGATAGATTCAGATACTTGACTAAAGAAGCTCCTGATAAGCCTGTTAGATGGCCTTGGTTCATAG CATTGGCCTTTATTCTATATGCCTGGAGGACTGTCTTGTGGGAACTGGATAATTGGAAAAAGGCTGTGGGTGCTCTCTTCCGATTTCTCGGTTACATCTCGAAACTTGCATTGGCTGTTGTATACTACTTCATAGGGGATCAGATCACAGCTGTAATTAGGTTTATTGAATCATCAATTTACTCCATTCGAGCTTTCTACTCCAGTATAGTTGCATATGCACCAGTACAAGAGTTAACAACAATCATCATTTTGGCATCTTGTGTTCTTGCTATTGGTGAAGCGGCAGTTCCAGATTCTGTGAACAGCCAACCATACCTTCTTACAGCAGCTGGAATAATGGGATTTGCTGCTGTGAGAGGTTATATTTCCGAGCTGTTCTTTTGGTTTATACTCTTAGGCTTGTTTTTCTTTGCTCGATTTATCAAAAAAAGAGATTATGTGTCTTCCGCAATGCCTGCTGCTGCTGCATTAGCTGCTGTGGGAGAGCCTTGGGTTAGACTGGTAGTAATGGTCTCTTACGCTGCTTTGGCCATTCTGCAACACTCTAAAACGCCTTTGAATAAAAGTGAAGGGGAAACTACCAGTGCAGTTAGGAAGGTTCCGGTTCCTCTGATATGTGCTGCATTGGCCATTGGTGTCCGACTTGCTGCAAAATGGGCTGGTTATCGACATTTGACTTGGATGATTGTTTGA
- the LOC125865744 gene encoding putative pentatricopeptide repeat-containing protein At1g03510: MSYFSSNFQRLLSYTKLLTSHVNQGKHEQALSLFHQIHSTLSHSLDPFVFPLALKSCAALSFSQLGATIHAHTTKASFISNPFVACALVDMYGKCVSVEYARQLFDESPERNVVVWNSMISVYTHCNDVGRALELFRVMDVEPNSSTFNAIIAGLADTEDGFSRAVLCYREMGRMGLKPNLITVLALLRACLGTADVNLIEQIHGYSIRNDIDPDPQLRSGLIEAYGRCGCLEKAHLVFISMRNRDVVAWSSLISAYAFHGQARTALEVFEQMQKANVRPDGITFLGVLKACSHAGLADEAQMYFSRMRVRYGVEASSDHYACLIDVLSRSGRLHQAYDVIRKMPVKVTAKAWGALLASCRTYGEVELAEIAGRALFEVEPQNPANFVILARIYSSNGQFEEAERLRREMIKRGMKTAPGSSWVVHQD; this comes from the coding sequence AtgagttatttttcttcaaacttCCAACGTTTGCTTTCTTACACAAAACTCTTAACATCTCATGTCAATCAAGGCAAACATGAACAAGCCCTTTCTCTTTTCCACCAAATCCATTCAACTCTCTCCCATTCACTCGACCCCTTCGTGTTCCCTCTCGCCCTCAAATCTTGCGCCGCGCTGAGTTTCTCTCAGCTTGGCGCAACCATTCACGCACACACAACCAAAGCCTCTTTCATTTCCAACCCCTTTGTTGCTTGTGCATTAGTCGACATGTATGGGAAATGTGTCTCTGTAGAGTACGCACGCCAACTGTTTGATGAATCTCCTGAGAGAAATGTAGTCGTTTGGAACTCGATGATCTCGGTTTACACACATTGTAATGATGTTGGGAGGGCGTTAGAGTTGTTTCGAGTGATGGATGTGGAGCCTAATTCTTCTACTTTTAACGCGATTATCGCGGGGTTGGCAGACACGGAGGATGGGTTTAGTAGGGCTGTTTTGTGTTACAGAGAGATGGGGAGGATGGGGTTGAAGCCGAATTTGATTACGGTTCTTGCATTGTTACGTGCTTGTCTTGGTACGGCTGATGTGAATTTGATCGAACAGATTCATGGGTATTCGATAAGGAATGATATTGATCCAGATCCGCAATTGAGGAGTGGATTAATTGAGGCTTATGGGCGTTGCGGGTGTCTTGAGAAAGCTCATCTTGTGTTTATTAGTATGAGAAACAGGGATGTGGTTGCTTGGAGTAGTTTGATATCAGCTTACGCGTTTCACGGGCAGGCAAGAACCGCACTTGAAGTTTTTGAGCAAATGCAGAAGGCTAATGTCAGGCCTGATGGAATTACTTTTCTTGGGGTTTTGAAAGCTTGTAGTCATGCTGGACTAGCTGATGAAGCACAGATGTACTTTTCTCGTATGAGGGTTCGTTATGGTGTTGAAGCAAGCAGTGATCATTATGCTTGTTTGATAGATGTATTGAGTAGGTCAGGAAGATTGCATCAGGCGTATGACGTTATTAGGAAAATGCCAGTGAAAGTGACTGCGAAAGCTTGGGGAGCACTACTTGCTTCTTGTCGAACTTATGGAGAAGTCGAGCTGGCAGAAATAGCTGGAAGAGCTTTATTTGAAGTAGAACCTCAGAATCCTGCTAATTTTGTGATTCTGGCAAGAA
- the LOC125865486 gene encoding uncharacterized protein LOC125865486, with amino-acid sequence MAKQWWRFRTTESLWTNFLKAKYCSVDHPTIVQWKPGQSHSWQAMLKIREEVEQEFFWKTNKGNSSFWFDKWNEFGSLYELLENTLIYQHITIKDVFQQGHWNWNALNPQPPDHIKHIITNFNINLANNLDDIPLWTAAESGNFSVSSAWKLLRKRRPFARMDAKIWHKHVPYKMSCVTWRAIHNKMPTDDKIVDKFKITNVSKCVYCVATGMNPGLESSEHLFCKGDYAQRIWSSIIGRMDIITRHTNIRELLQRCWNSTSKNPVVEYVLSIIPPIIIWELWRSRCNSRYEEERPFTKRSISLIVFNICHLTKKVFSNINLPENWESLLKLMEIQLEDTIHTTVKWSRPSHHSMKLNTDGSCIGESSGGGGVVRDSNGNCIMAFILSLGNGTSNTA; translated from the coding sequence ATGGCTAAACAATGGTGGAGATTCAGAACTACTGAATCTCTTTGGACTAATTTCTTGAAGGCCAAATATTGTAGTGTTGATCACCCTACCATTGTCCAGTGGAAACCAGGGCAGTCACATAGTTGGCAGGCAATGCTGAAAATTAGAGAAGAAGTGGAACaagaatttttttggaaaactaACAAGGGGAATTCTAGTTTCTGGTTCGATAAATGGAATGAATTTGGTTCGTTATACGAACTCTTGGAGAACACCCTTATTTACCAACATATTACTATTAAAGATGTCTTTCAACAGGGTCACTGGAACTGGAATGCCCTAAACCCCCAACCCCCGGATCACATCAAACATATCATTACCAATTTTAACATCAACTTGGCAAATAATCTTGACGATATTCCTCTCTGGACTGCTGCTGAATCTGGGAATTTTTCAGTATCTTCAGCCTGGAAGCTTTTGAGAAAGAGGAGACCTTTTGCTCGTATGGATGCAAAAATATGGCACAAACATGTACCATATAAAATGTCTTGTGTTACATGGAGGGCAATTCATAACAAAATGCCTACTGATGATAAGATAGTCGATAAGTTTAAAATAACCAATGTTTCTAAATGTGTTTATTGTGTTGCTACAGGTATGAACCCGGGACTTGAATCCTCAGAACACCTATTTTGCAAAGGAGACTACGCACAACGAATCTGGAGCTCCATAATTGGCAGGATGGACATTATCACCAGGCACACAAATATCAGAGAATTGCTCCAAAGATGCTGGAATTCCACATCCAAAAATCCAGTCGTTGAATATGTTTTAAGTATCATCCCTCCAATCATTATCTGGGAATTATGGAGATCAAGGTGCAACTCTAGATATGAGGAAGAGAGACCATTCACCAAAAGATCTATTTCTCTGATCGTCTTCAACATCTGCCACTTAACCAAAAAGGTTTTCTCCAACATTAACCTTCCGGAGAATTGGGAAAGCCTACTTAAGCTCATGGAAATACAACTTGAAGACACTATCCACACCACGGTTAAATGGTCGAGACCTTCGCATCACTCCATGAAGTTGAATACGGATGGCTCTTGTATTGGAGAATCTAGTGGAGGAGGTGGAGTGGTGCGAGACTCAAATGGAAATTGCATTATGGCCTTTATTCTTTCCCTGGGAAATGGAACCAGCAATACTGCTTGA